The following proteins come from a genomic window of Mycobacterium sp. DL:
- a CDS encoding OB-fold domain-containing protein produces MPYVVSVGTYLPCWGSPLQRVAGDDEDAVTMAVEAGRAALAGGGAVERVVLVSRDFPLLETSNAAVLLAGLGLDPELEVDERLGGAPATVDAVSSARPRTLIIGSDLEPAGAAAILTADRGLQVRTAARVARSLPVRTRKSTGVVHDYGDPRLLHERGLIASLAAAWLDTPAAVAGVDHERAADLCLGDPPALPTTGASSSLFALAGMAERGTTGPLVAVEQAILSGITVSGGVAHIHRREPGPRPLPEGTYIAGTEIPISLAAYERAFEAKVRWEAGRFGDSGDLDFPPRYRVEPDGALATDYELVPLPRTGSVYTETTVHIPVPGLRTPYSLVIVDLDDVGVRALVKVTGAPAGAVDIGERGRLALRRVAVRSGVPDYGYAFEPDRVIA; encoded by the coding sequence ATGCCCTACGTCGTGTCCGTCGGCACCTACCTGCCGTGCTGGGGTTCACCCCTGCAGCGGGTGGCCGGCGACGACGAGGACGCCGTCACGATGGCCGTCGAGGCGGGTCGTGCAGCGTTGGCGGGAGGCGGCGCGGTCGAGCGGGTCGTGCTGGTGAGCCGGGACTTTCCCCTTCTGGAAACCAGCAACGCCGCGGTTCTTCTCGCGGGCCTGGGACTGGATCCCGAACTCGAGGTCGACGAGCGGCTCGGCGGCGCTCCGGCGACCGTCGACGCCGTCAGCTCGGCCCGGCCCAGGACGCTGATCATCGGCAGTGACCTGGAGCCGGCCGGTGCGGCCGCCATCCTGACCGCCGACCGCGGCCTGCAGGTGCGCACCGCCGCCCGGGTGGCGCGCAGTCTGCCGGTTCGCACTCGCAAGTCCACCGGTGTGGTGCACGACTACGGCGATCCGCGCCTGCTCCACGAACGAGGGCTGATCGCATCGCTCGCCGCGGCCTGGCTGGACACACCGGCCGCGGTGGCCGGGGTCGATCATGAGCGTGCGGCCGACCTGTGTCTCGGGGACCCGCCGGCACTGCCGACGACGGGGGCCAGCTCGAGTCTCTTCGCGCTGGCCGGGATGGCCGAACGGGGCACCACCGGTCCGCTTGTTGCCGTCGAACAGGCGATCCTGTCCGGCATCACCGTCAGCGGGGGTGTGGCCCACATCCATCGCAGAGAACCGGGTCCGCGTCCGCTGCCGGAGGGCACTTACATCGCCGGTACGGAGATCCCGATCTCACTGGCCGCCTACGAGCGGGCGTTCGAGGCGAAAGTCCGTTGGGAGGCAGGACGGTTCGGCGACTCCGGCGACCTCGACTTCCCGCCGCGATACCGCGTCGAACCCGACGGCGCACTGGCCACCGACTACGAGTTGGTCCCGCTGCCGCGCACCGGTTCGGTCTACACGGAAACCACCGTGCACATCCCGGTGCCCGGTCTGCGGACGCCGTACTCATTGGTCATCGTCGACCTCGACGATGTCGGGGTGCGCGCGTTGGTGAAGGTGACCGGTGCTCCCGCCGGCGCGGTCGACATCGGTGAGCGGGGACGGCTCGCACTCCGCCGTGTCGCGGTGCGCTCGGGTGTGCCGGATTACGGCTACGCGTTCGAACCGGATCGGGTGATCGCATGA
- a CDS encoding thiolase family protein — translation MRRVAIVGAGMTPFGEHFALGIKDLLPMAYSECADTVDKGLSKSDLEAAWFGAMGTADGFPSGILADTLGLPDLPVTRIENSCATGHDTLRNALFAVAAGAFDVALVMGADKLRDTTSADMLWQWEAMTRDMAWDYPLGLVAPAGFALHVRRYLHESPATEEHLAMVAVKNHRHGVNNPKARLRFEITMEQALNAPTVVTPFRLYDCAPQSDGAAALVIAAEDVVDRFTDRPVWIRGVGLGLDSVMHQHKPDLTMLPATTRAAKQAFGMAGMTPADVDVAEVHDFLTGIELMSYEDLGFAERLGGFKLLEAEVTSVGGALPVNPSGGLKAKGHPPGATGVAQCVELFQQLRGEAVNQVDGARIALAHNIGGPTAVSAVTILEGPEGYGV, via the coding sequence ATGAGAAGGGTGGCGATCGTCGGCGCCGGTATGACGCCGTTCGGTGAGCACTTCGCACTCGGGATCAAGGATCTGCTCCCGATGGCCTACTCCGAATGCGCCGACACGGTGGACAAGGGCCTGTCGAAGTCCGATCTGGAGGCCGCCTGGTTCGGCGCCATGGGCACCGCGGACGGTTTTCCGTCCGGGATCCTCGCCGACACGCTCGGCCTGCCCGATTTGCCGGTGACCCGCATCGAGAACTCCTGCGCGACCGGACACGACACCCTGCGCAACGCACTTTTCGCCGTCGCGGCCGGGGCGTTCGACGTGGCGCTGGTGATGGGCGCCGACAAGCTGAGGGACACGACATCGGCCGACATGCTCTGGCAATGGGAGGCTATGACGCGCGACATGGCCTGGGACTACCCCCTCGGCCTGGTGGCCCCGGCGGGATTTGCTTTACACGTTCGTCGATATCTCCACGAATCTCCGGCAACTGAAGAACACTTAGCCATGGTGGCGGTCAAGAACCATCGCCACGGAGTGAACAACCCCAAGGCGCGCTTGCGCTTCGAGATCACGATGGAGCAGGCCCTGAACGCACCGACGGTGGTGACCCCGTTCCGGCTCTACGACTGCGCGCCGCAGAGCGACGGTGCCGCAGCACTGGTGATCGCCGCCGAGGACGTCGTCGATCGCTTCACCGACCGGCCGGTCTGGATCCGCGGGGTCGGACTGGGTCTGGATTCGGTGATGCACCAGCACAAGCCGGACCTGACGATGTTGCCGGCGACCACCCGGGCAGCGAAGCAGGCATTCGGAATGGCCGGAATGACCCCGGCCGACGTCGACGTCGCCGAGGTGCACGACTTCCTCACCGGAATCGAGTTGATGAGCTACGAGGATCTCGGCTTCGCCGAAAGGCTCGGGGGCTTCAAACTTCTGGAGGCCGAAGTGACCAGCGTCGGCGGAGCGCTGCCCGTCAATCCCAGTGGAGGACTTAAAGCCAAAGGTCACCCGCCGGGGGCCACCGGTGTGGCACAGTGCGTCGAGTTGTTTCAACAGTTGCGAGGTGAGGCCGTCAATCAGGTGGACGGTGCCCGAATCGCGCTGGCGCACAACATCGGCGGCCCGACAGCCGTATCGGCCGTCACGATCCTGGAGGGACCAGAGGGTTATGGCGTCTAA
- a CDS encoding ABC transporter permease gives MASKGPERWSTGIALPSGVSGAMAAVGGFFSMAMDAVRFVFVRPFQWREFLEQSWFVARVSMAPTLLVAIPFTVLVSFTLNILLRELGAADLSGAGAAFGAVTQVGPLVTVLIVAGAGATAMCADLGSRTIREEIDAMEVLGINPVQRLVTPRMLASGLVALLLNSLVVIIGILGGYFFSIFVQDVNPGAFAAGITLLTGVPEVIISCVKAALFGLIAGLVACYRGLTITGGGAKAVGNAVNETVVYAFMALFVINVVVTAIGIRMTTG, from the coding sequence ATGGCGTCTAAGGGACCGGAGCGTTGGTCGACGGGTATCGCGTTGCCCAGCGGTGTGTCGGGGGCGATGGCGGCTGTCGGTGGGTTCTTCTCAATGGCGATGGATGCGGTGCGGTTCGTCTTCGTGCGGCCGTTTCAGTGGCGGGAGTTCCTGGAGCAGTCGTGGTTCGTGGCGCGGGTGTCGATGGCGCCGACGTTGTTGGTGGCGATCCCGTTCACCGTGTTGGTGAGCTTCACGCTGAACATTCTGCTGCGCGAACTAGGGGCTGCGGATCTGAGCGGTGCGGGTGCGGCTTTCGGTGCGGTGACCCAGGTCGGCCCGTTGGTGACGGTGCTCATCGTTGCCGGTGCGGGCGCAACGGCGATGTGTGCCGATCTGGGGTCGCGCACGATCCGCGAGGAGATCGACGCGATGGAGGTGCTCGGGATCAATCCGGTGCAGCGTCTGGTGACCCCGCGGATGCTGGCGTCCGGGTTGGTGGCGCTACTGCTCAACAGCCTGGTGGTGATCATCGGGATCCTGGGTGGCTACTTCTTCTCGATCTTCGTCCAGGATGTGAATCCGGGGGCATTCGCGGCGGGAATCACGCTGCTGACCGGGGTGCCCGAGGTGATCATCTCGTGTGTCAAGGCGGCGCTGTTCGGTCTGATCGCGGGTCTGGTGGCGTGTTATCGGGGGCTGACGATCACCGGCGGCGGGGCCAAGGCGGTGGGCAACGCGGTCAACGAGACGGTGGTGTACGCGTTCATGGCGTTGTTCGTGATCAACGTGGTGGTCACGGCCATCGGCATCCGGATGACGACGGGATAG
- a CDS encoding ABC transporter permease — MGTQTVVRSRFPRLVDYAGRPVRTLGRIGDHVLFYGRALGGVPHATVHFRKEIIRLIAEISMGAGTLAMIGGTVVIVGFLTLAAGGTLAIQGYSSLGNIGIEALTGFLAAFINVRIAAPVVAGIGLAATFGAGVTAQLGAMRINEEIDALDSMGIRSVEYLVSTRIVAGMIAITPLYSIAVILSFVASQFTTVVLFGQSGGLYDHYFNTFLNPIDLLWSFLQAVLMAIAILLVHTYFGFFASGGPSGVGAAVGNAVRTSLVVVVSVTLLVSLAIYGANGNFNLSG, encoded by the coding sequence ATGGGTACTCAGACGGTGGTGCGGTCGCGGTTCCCGCGGCTGGTGGATTATGCGGGTCGTCCGGTGCGCACATTGGGCCGCATCGGCGACCACGTGCTGTTCTACGGCCGCGCGCTGGGCGGGGTGCCGCACGCGACCGTGCACTTCCGCAAGGAGATCATCCGGCTGATCGCCGAGATCTCGATGGGTGCGGGCACGTTGGCGATGATCGGTGGCACGGTGGTGATCGTGGGGTTCTTGACCCTGGCCGCCGGCGGCACGTTGGCGATCCAGGGTTACTCCTCGCTGGGCAACATCGGGATCGAGGCCTTGACCGGGTTCTTGGCGGCGTTCATCAATGTGCGCATCGCGGCTCCGGTGGTGGCCGGGATCGGGTTGGCGGCGACGTTCGGTGCCGGGGTGACCGCGCAGCTGGGGGCGATGCGGATCAACGAAGAGATCGACGCATTGGATTCCATGGGGATCCGGTCGGTGGAGTACCTGGTCTCCACGCGGATCGTCGCGGGGATGATCGCGATCACGCCGCTGTACTCGATCGCGGTGATCCTGTCGTTCGTGGCCTCTCAGTTCACCACGGTGGTGTTGTTCGGCCAGTCCGGTGGCCTGTATGACCATTACTTCAACACCTTCCTCAACCCGATCGATCTGTTGTGGTCGTTCCTGCAGGCGGTGCTGATGGCGATCGCGATCCTGTTGGTGCACACCTATTTCGGGTTCTTCGCTTCCGGTGGGCCCTCAGGTGTGGGCGCGGCAGTGGGTAACGCAGTGCGAACCTCTCTGGTGGTCGTGGTCTCGGTGACACTGTTGGTGTCACTGGCGATCTACGGCGCCAACGGCAACTTCAACCTGTCGGGCTAG
- a CDS encoding MCE family protein — protein sequence MSNNRGTSYVRPLAGLGLVVALLAIFALSVGLFRGSFTETVPVTVISDRAGLVMNPDAKVKMRGVQVGKVKSIEYRPDGTATLQLDMDPSQLHLIPSNVNVDIASSTVFGAKFVQLEAPPEPTAQPLGRDQVLRGDAVTVEINTVFQQLVQVFDKIDPVKLNETLGAIAQAFSGRGEQFGTTLSDFNALLAELEPSLPNLARDIEASVPALTAYGDAGQDLVSILENTSTFSNSIVEEQDNLDEFLVSATGLAELGNEVVGANRQGITDVMRLLVPTTDLLREYRKSLWCGIGGLVPFAKTPPQFSGVFVSAGLTLGVERYRYPGDLPKVAAKSGGRDYCAELGLPALPPEFVPPLVVGDVGSNPAQYGNSGILLNSEGLKNWLFGPLDGPPRNSAQIGMPG from the coding sequence TTGAGCAACAATCGTGGTACCAGCTACGTCCGGCCGCTGGCCGGGCTCGGTCTGGTCGTCGCGTTACTCGCGATCTTCGCGCTGTCCGTCGGACTTTTCCGTGGGAGCTTCACCGAAACCGTTCCCGTCACCGTGATCTCGGACCGCGCCGGTCTTGTGATGAACCCTGACGCCAAGGTCAAGATGCGCGGAGTTCAGGTCGGCAAGGTCAAGTCGATCGAGTATCGGCCGGATGGCACCGCCACTCTGCAACTGGACATGGATCCGTCTCAACTGCACCTCATCCCGTCGAACGTCAACGTCGACATCGCGTCGTCGACCGTCTTCGGCGCCAAATTCGTCCAACTCGAGGCCCCGCCGGAACCGACAGCACAGCCCTTGGGAAGAGACCAGGTGTTGCGCGGCGACGCCGTCACCGTCGAGATCAACACCGTGTTCCAGCAACTGGTCCAGGTCTTCGACAAGATCGACCCCGTCAAGCTCAACGAGACCCTCGGCGCCATCGCGCAGGCGTTCAGCGGCCGCGGTGAGCAGTTCGGCACGACGTTGTCCGACTTCAACGCGCTGCTGGCCGAACTGGAACCCAGTCTGCCCAACCTCGCCCGCGACATCGAAGCGTCCGTCCCAGCGCTCACCGCGTACGGCGATGCCGGCCAGGACCTCGTGTCCATACTCGAGAACACCTCCACGTTCAGCAACTCCATCGTCGAGGAACAGGACAACCTCGATGAGTTCCTGGTCAGTGCAACCGGTCTGGCTGAACTCGGCAACGAGGTGGTCGGTGCGAACCGGCAGGGCATCACCGACGTCATGCGCCTGCTGGTACCGACCACCGATCTGCTCCGCGAGTACCGCAAGTCGCTGTGGTGCGGCATCGGGGGTCTTGTCCCGTTCGCGAAGACCCCGCCGCAATTCTCGGGTGTCTTCGTGTCGGCTGGATTGACACTGGGTGTCGAGCGCTACCGTTATCCCGGCGATCTGCCGAAGGTCGCCGCCAAGAGCGGCGGCCGCGACTACTGCGCCGAACTCGGTTTGCCGGCTCTGCCGCCCGAGTTCGTGCCACCGTTGGTCGTCGGCGATGTCGGGTCCAACCCTGCGCAGTACGGCAACTCGGGAATCCTGCTCAACTCGGAGGGCCTCAAGAACTGGCTGTTCGGACCGCTCGACGGGCCCCCCCGTAACTCCGCGCAGATCGGAATGCCGGGATGA
- a CDS encoding MCE family protein, translating into MTRSTGTLLKFTAFGLVMAVLTAFLFLVFSDSRTGATNEYSAVFTDASRLQSGDTVRIAGIRVGTVKNVELQADRNVLVTFDTDRSTALTTGTQAAIRYLNLVGDRFLELVDTPDSTQILGAGAQIPVSRTVPALDLDVLLGGLKPVIQGLNPEDVNGLTTSLVQILQGQGGTIESLFSKTSSFTNSLADNNAVIEQLIGDLQTVLSTLSEQGDEFSGAIDKLEQLVSGLSTDRDPIGTAIEALDNGTASIADLLSRGRAPLAGTVDELARLAPFVDNDLERLDATIQRLPEIYRKLARVGSYGAWFPYYICGITFRASDLEGRTVVFPWIKQETGRCVDE; encoded by the coding sequence ATGACCCGATCAACAGGCACGCTCCTCAAGTTCACGGCGTTCGGCCTCGTCATGGCGGTGCTGACCGCGTTTCTGTTCCTGGTGTTCAGCGACAGCAGAACCGGCGCGACAAACGAGTACTCGGCAGTGTTCACGGATGCGTCGCGGCTGCAGTCGGGGGACACGGTGCGGATCGCCGGAATCAGGGTCGGCACCGTGAAAAACGTCGAACTCCAAGCTGACCGGAACGTGCTGGTCACGTTCGACACCGACCGCAGCACCGCCCTGACGACCGGAACCCAGGCAGCGATCCGGTATCTGAACCTGGTTGGCGATCGATTCCTCGAACTCGTCGACACTCCGGACTCCACACAGATTCTCGGGGCCGGCGCTCAGATACCGGTGTCCCGGACGGTGCCGGCGCTCGACCTCGATGTGTTGCTCGGTGGACTCAAACCGGTCATCCAGGGCCTGAACCCCGAGGACGTCAACGGCCTCACCACGTCGCTGGTCCAGATACTGCAGGGCCAGGGAGGCACCATCGAATCGCTGTTCTCCAAGACGTCGTCGTTCACGAACTCGCTGGCGGACAACAACGCGGTGATCGAGCAGTTGATCGGCGACCTGCAGACGGTCCTGAGCACGCTGTCCGAACAGGGCGATGAATTCTCGGGCGCGATAGACAAACTCGAGCAACTGGTCAGTGGGTTGTCGACCGACCGTGACCCGATCGGCACGGCCATCGAGGCCCTCGACAACGGCACGGCGTCGATCGCCGACCTTCTCAGCCGTGGGCGCGCGCCGCTGGCCGGCACAGTCGACGAGTTGGCCCGGCTCGCGCCGTTCGTCGACAACGACCTGGAGCGGCTCGACGCCACCATCCAGCGCCTGCCGGAGATCTATCGCAAGCTCGCGCGTGTCGGCTCCTACGGCGCCTGGTTCCCGTACTACATCTGCGGTATCACCTTCCGCGCCAGTGATCTCGAGGGCCGCACTGTGGTGTTCCCCTGGATCAAACAAGAGACCGGAAGGTGCGTGGACGAGTAG
- a CDS encoding MCE family protein: MLKYRGSQLARAGFIGVVVIILVIAVGLQPERLLSWATSVRYQALFAEAGGLSVGNDVTVSGIKVGSVSSIGLDNGDALVGFTVAGKYPLGSDTTAHIRTGTLLGERVLALDSDGNGSLDPQKVIPVSRTSSPYSLTDAVSELTANTAETDTDSLNQSLDTLAQTLDQISPQLGPTFDGLSRLSRSLNNRNESLSELLRTAGDVTGIFSERSRQVNALILNANDLLAVLNDRRYAITSLLSNIATVSRELSGVVADNEQELAPALERLNNVTAMLERNRDNLAKILPGAAKYYLTQGEIVSNGAYYNALVPNIQPAQLLQPFLDYAFGFRRGIDAGQPPDNAGPRAELPFPVNSLPQPGDLPNDGNP; encoded by the coding sequence ATGCTGAAATATCGCGGATCTCAGCTCGCCAGAGCCGGTTTCATCGGCGTCGTGGTGATCATCCTGGTCATCGCCGTCGGGTTGCAGCCCGAACGCCTGCTGTCCTGGGCCACCTCCGTGCGCTACCAGGCATTGTTCGCCGAGGCCGGTGGCCTCAGCGTCGGCAACGACGTGACGGTGTCCGGGATCAAGGTCGGCTCCGTGTCATCGATCGGGCTCGACAACGGTGATGCGCTCGTCGGGTTCACCGTGGCCGGCAAGTACCCGCTCGGCTCGGATACCACCGCGCACATCCGTACCGGGACGCTGCTCGGGGAGCGGGTGCTCGCCCTGGACTCCGACGGCAACGGCAGCCTCGATCCCCAGAAGGTCATTCCGGTCTCGCGGACGTCGTCGCCGTATTCGTTGACCGATGCCGTCAGTGAGCTCACCGCGAATACCGCTGAGACCGATACCGATTCGCTGAACCAGTCGTTGGACACCCTCGCACAGACCCTCGACCAGATCTCACCGCAGCTGGGACCGACCTTCGACGGCCTGTCGCGGTTGTCCCGATCGCTCAACAATCGCAACGAGAGCCTGTCGGAGTTGCTGAGGACCGCCGGTGACGTCACCGGGATCTTCTCGGAACGCAGTAGACAGGTCAACGCGCTGATCCTGAACGCCAACGACCTCCTGGCCGTGCTCAACGACCGCAGGTATGCGATCACCAGCCTGTTGTCGAACATCGCGACGGTGTCGCGCGAACTCAGCGGTGTGGTCGCCGACAACGAACAAGAGTTGGCTCCCGCGTTGGAGAGATTGAACAACGTCACGGCGATGCTGGAGCGCAACCGGGACAACCTGGCCAAGATCCTGCCCGGCGCGGCGAAGTACTACCTCACCCAGGGCGAGATCGTCTCGAACGGCGCCTATTACAACGCGTTGGTCCCCAACATCCAGCCGGCGCAGTTGTTACAGCCGTTCCTCGACTACGCCTTCGGCTTCCGGCGGGGTATCGACGCCGGCCAACCGCCGGACAATGCCGGACCGCGGGCAGAACTCCCGTTCCCCGTCAACAGCCTTCCCCAGCCAGGAGATCTCCCCAATGATGGCAACCCGTAA
- a CDS encoding MCE family protein, producing MMATRKRLVAGTALVLAILLIAGAAFLVRQVFFGPKTITAYFPTATAIYPGDEVRVAGVGVGTIDRIEPEGTQAKMTLKVDGDVDIPADAKAVIVAQNLVAARYVQLTPSYRSGDGPTMGDGGVIPSDRTAVPVEWDEVKTQLTRLATELGPQTGVSGTSISRFVDSAANALDGNGEKLRETLSQLSGAARIFAEGSGDIVDIIKNLQVFVTALRDSKDQIVLFQNRLASLTSVVDDSRSDLDAALSELSIAMGEVQRFVAGSRNQTSEQIRSLGSVLQVLSDNRLDLENVLHITPNAIANFNNIYYPNGGSVTGAFSLSNFANPVWFVCGLIGGIANTTAPETAKLCAQYLGPALKLVNFGNLPFPINPYLRPAVSPDRIIYTDPKLAPGGAGPGDPPEIPPTVSAYTGAGDVPPPPGWNAPAGPPGIYTTDDDAPAIPSPALFPGAPIPGPPNIVTNIPAQSPPTVDGLLLPPTPAPAPAPAGAPLLPAEGTPPS from the coding sequence ATGATGGCAACCCGTAAGCGACTGGTGGCCGGCACGGCGCTGGTGCTGGCCATCCTGTTGATCGCCGGCGCCGCCTTTCTCGTGCGGCAGGTCTTCTTCGGCCCGAAGACCATCACGGCGTATTTTCCGACGGCGACGGCGATCTACCCCGGTGACGAGGTGCGGGTGGCAGGTGTCGGGGTCGGCACCATCGACAGGATCGAACCCGAGGGCACCCAGGCCAAGATGACCCTCAAGGTCGACGGCGACGTGGACATCCCAGCGGATGCCAAGGCCGTGATCGTTGCTCAGAATCTTGTTGCGGCGCGCTACGTTCAGCTGACGCCGTCCTATCGCAGCGGTGACGGGCCCACGATGGGCGACGGCGGGGTGATCCCCAGCGACCGGACCGCCGTGCCCGTCGAGTGGGACGAAGTGAAGACCCAGTTGACGCGACTGGCCACCGAACTGGGGCCTCAAACCGGAGTGTCCGGTACGTCGATCTCACGTTTTGTCGACAGTGCGGCAAATGCGTTGGACGGCAACGGTGAAAAGCTGCGGGAAACGCTGAGTCAGCTCTCGGGTGCGGCGCGGATCTTCGCCGAGGGCAGCGGCGACATCGTCGACATCATCAAGAACCTGCAGGTCTTCGTCACTGCGCTGCGCGACAGCAAGGACCAGATCGTCCTGTTCCAGAATCGCCTCGCCAGCCTGACGAGCGTGGTCGACGACAGCAGGTCCGACCTCGACGCGGCGTTGTCCGAACTGTCGATCGCGATGGGGGAGGTGCAGCGATTCGTGGCCGGCAGCAGAAACCAGACCTCCGAGCAGATCCGGAGCCTGGGAAGCGTGCTCCAGGTCCTGTCCGACAACCGTTTGGATCTCGAGAACGTGCTTCACATCACGCCGAATGCGATCGCCAACTTCAACAACATCTACTACCCCAACGGCGGATCGGTGACGGGCGCCTTCTCCCTGTCCAACTTCGCGAACCCGGTCTGGTTCGTCTGCGGCTTGATCGGAGGGATCGCGAACACCACCGCCCCTGAGACCGCCAAGCTGTGCGCGCAGTACCTCGGCCCTGCGCTGAAGTTGGTCAACTTCGGCAACCTGCCGTTCCCGATCAACCCCTACCTGAGGCCCGCGGTCAGCCCGGACCGGATCATCTACACCGACCCGAAGCTCGCACCCGGCGGCGCGGGACCCGGGGATCCGCCCGAGATCCCGCCGACGGTGTCGGCCTACACAGGAGCCGGGGACGTTCCACCGCCGCCGGGCTGGAATGCGCCGGCGGGTCCTCCCGGGATCTACACCACCGACGACGATGCCCCGGCGATTCCGTCACCGGCGTTGTTCCCCGGTGCGCCGATCCCCGGGCCGCCCAACATCGTGACCAACATTCCGGCGCAGTCGCCTCCAACGGTCGACGGGTTGCTGCTGCCGCCGACGCCGGCGCCCGCGCCGGCCCCCGCCGGTGCGCCACTGCTGCCGGCAGAAGGGACGCCACCGTCATGA
- a CDS encoding MCE family protein, whose product MIHGLKRWTIVGCSVAVSMTGCAFQGVNSLPLPGAVGRGPDAVTYHVEIANVATLESNSPVLINDVVVGSVGQMTVDAWHANVEVSVKPDVVVPGNAVATVGQTSLLGSMHLALNPPIGEEPSGRLQPGATLGLNASSTYPTTEQTLSSLSAVVNGGGLGQLGDIINSFNTGISGRESEIRDLLVRLDDFVGVLEQQQGNIIESIRQLQRVAGTFAGQTDAIDRALKDIPPALDVLIRERPQFTTALDKLGQFSDTATGLVNDAGDDLVENLDNLGPVLGALADIGPDLNLALLWASAFPYGPGFAEKITKGDYINLFATFDLTYPRLKKTLLLGTRWGDENAKLIPAPGDPYYLNYSYDPLKIGVAPPPGEAMPAPPDAAPGAPAPPVTGPLLPVSPPPPAAPWLPQAQPITGSQIFAGPYGEQPPAPAAPPAAVAPTPGGGG is encoded by the coding sequence ATGATCCATGGGCTGAAGCGATGGACGATTGTCGGGTGCAGTGTCGCCGTGTCCATGACCGGGTGTGCCTTTCAGGGGGTCAACTCACTTCCCCTTCCCGGGGCGGTGGGCCGGGGACCGGATGCGGTCACCTATCACGTCGAGATCGCCAATGTCGCCACGCTGGAGTCGAACTCGCCGGTACTGATCAACGATGTGGTCGTCGGGAGTGTCGGCCAGATGACGGTCGACGCGTGGCACGCCAACGTGGAGGTCTCGGTCAAGCCTGACGTCGTGGTGCCGGGAAACGCCGTGGCGACAGTGGGGCAGACCAGCCTGCTGGGCTCCATGCACCTGGCGCTGAACCCGCCGATCGGTGAGGAGCCGAGCGGGAGGTTGCAGCCCGGTGCCACCTTGGGCTTGAACGCCTCGTCGACGTACCCCACCACCGAGCAGACGCTGTCGTCGCTCTCGGCGGTGGTCAACGGCGGGGGACTCGGTCAGCTCGGAGACATCATCAACAGCTTCAACACGGGCATCTCCGGACGCGAATCGGAGATCCGTGACCTACTGGTCCGGCTCGACGACTTCGTCGGGGTACTGGAACAGCAGCAGGGCAACATCATCGAGTCGATCCGGCAGCTGCAGCGCGTCGCCGGAACATTCGCCGGTCAGACCGACGCGATCGACCGTGCGCTCAAGGACATTCCACCGGCTCTCGACGTACTCATCAGGGAGCGTCCACAGTTCACCACCGCGCTGGACAAGCTGGGGCAATTCAGCGACACGGCAACCGGCTTGGTCAATGACGCCGGTGACGACCTGGTCGAGAACCTGGACAATCTCGGACCGGTCCTCGGGGCGCTGGCCGACATCGGGCCCGATCTCAACCTCGCCTTGCTGTGGGCCTCGGCCTTTCCGTACGGTCCGGGCTTCGCCGAGAAGATCACCAAGGGTGACTACATCAACCTCTTCGCCACATTCGACCTCACCTATCCACGTCTGAAGAAGACCTTGCTGCTCGGAACGCGGTGGGGTGACGAGAACGCCAAGTTGATCCCCGCTCCCGGCGACCCGTATTACCTGAACTACTCCTATGACCCGCTGAAAATCGGGGTGGCGCCGCCGCCCGGGGAAGCGATGCCGGCTCCGCCCGACGCGGCACCCGGTGCGCCCGCGCCGCCTGTCACCGGACCGCTGCTGCCGGTGAGCCCACCGCCGCCCGCCGCGCCGTGGCTGCCGCAGGCACAGCCGATCACGGGATCGCAGATCTTCGCCGGCCCGTACGGAGAGCAACCGCCCGCACCTGCGGCGCCACCTGCCGCCGTGGCACCGACACCAGGAGGTGGTGGCTGA